One stretch of Eupeodes corollae chromosome 2, idEupCoro1.1, whole genome shotgun sequence DNA includes these proteins:
- the LOC129944717 gene encoding probable insulin-like peptide 3 — MGSSKIFSGIKGLLMVVVCLSIVNLSLGQQKFCGHDLRAVIELMCPKGVNGYETKRSFSIDEDLSNENTEEDFSFGQSFDMLPFLRMMETNGIAQTRRRRDGIAHECCLKACHTSEIIKYCRK, encoded by the exons atgggatcTTCGAAAATCTTCTCTGGAATCAAGGGCCTACTGATGGTTGTTGTATGTCTGTCGATAGTTAATCTTTCACTTGGTCAACAAAAGTTTTGTGGTCATGACTTACGTGCTGTTATAGAATTGATGTGTCCAAAAGGTGTCAATGGATATGAAACGAAACGAAGTT TTTCAATCGACGAAGATCTAAGCAATGAAAATACTGAAGAAGACTTTAGTTTTGGACAAAGCTTTGATATGTTGCCATTTTTGAGGATGATGGAAACCAATGGAATTGCCCAGACTCGTCGCAGAAGGGATGGTATTGCACATGAGTGTTGTTTGAAGGCTTGTCATACATCAGAAATTATAAAGTATTGTCGAAAGTAA